GATCGACCCGGGCGCGCCGCTCGACAAGAACATCTACGAGCTGCCGCCCGAAGAGGCGTCGAAGATCCGGCAGGTGCCGGGCTCGCTCGACGCGTCGCTCGCCGCGCTCGAAGCCGACAGCGCGTTCCTGCGCAAGGGCGACGTGTTCACCGACGACGTGATCCGCACGTGGATCGACTACAAGCGCAAGCGCGAGCTCGATACGATCAAGCTGCGTCCGCATCCTTGGGAGTTCTATCTGTATTTCGACGTCTAGAAAAACAAGGAGGCCCGCGATGACCACGGTCGGCAGCTTCGACATCGACTATACGCAATACCTCGGCCCCGACGGCGAGCCGGTCCAGCCGCTGCCCGCGTTCGCGCAGGACGCGGCCGCGCTGCTGCCGCTCTATCGCGCGATGGTGCTGACGCGGGCGTTCGACACGAAAGCGGTTGCGCTGCAGCGCACCGGCAAGATCGGCACGTTCGCGTCATCGGTCGGGCAGGAGGCGATCGGCGTGGGCGTTGCGAGCGCGATGCGCGCCGACGACGTGCTGTTTCCGTCATACCGCGATCATGCCGCGCAATTCCTGCGCGGCGTCACGATGACGGAAAGCCTGCTGTACTGGGGCGGTGACGAACGCGGCAGCGATTTCGCGGCCGCGCGCCAGGATTTTCCGAACTGCGTGCCGATCGGCACGCAGGTGTGTCATGCGGCGGGCGCGGCTTATGCGTTCATGCTGCGCGGCGAAGCGCGCGTCGCGGTGGCGATTCTCGGCGACGGCGGCACGTCGAAAGGCGACTTCTATGAAGCGATGAACATGGCGGGTGCGTGGCGCGCGCCGCTCGTGATCGTCGTCAACAACAACCAGTGGGCGATCTCGATGCCGCGCGCCCGCCAGACCGCTGCGCAAACGCTCGCGCAAAAGGCGATCGCCGCGGGAATCGAAGGGCGGCAGGTCGACGGCAACGACATCGTCGCCGTGCATCAGGTCGTCGGCGACGCGCTCGAGCGTGCGCGGCGCGGCGGCGGTCCGGCGCTCGTCGAAGCGCTCAGCTACCGGCTGGGCGATCACACGACGGCCGACGATGCGACGCGCTACCGCGATTCCGACGCCGTCGGCAAGCAATGGGAATTCGAGCCGCTGCTGCGTTTGCGCCAGTACCTGATGCATCGAAACGTGTGGGACAAGGCGCAGGACGAGCAGCTCGGCAAGGCGTGCTACGCGCAGGTCGAAGACGCGGTGCAGGCCTATCTCGCGGTGCCGCAGCCGGACACGTCGGCGATGTTCGACCATCTGTACGCGAGCCTGCCGCAGGCGATGCAGGAACAGCTGGCGACGGCGCTCGCATTCGCGCCGGCCGCGGGGAACCATCATGGCTGATCTGAACCTCGTCGAAGCGGTCAATCTGGCGCTCGCGTACGAACTCGCGCACGATCCGTCCGTCGTGCTGCTCGGCGAGGACATCGGCGCGAACGGCGGCGTGTTTCGCGCGACCGTCGACTTGCAGGCGCGCTTCGGCGCGCAGCGCGTGATCGACACGCCGCTCGCGGAAACGGCGATCGCGGGCGCGGCGATCGGCATGGCGGCGATGGGGCTCAGGCCTGTCGCGGAGATCCAGTTCACCGGCTTCGTCTATCCGACGATCGATCAGGTTCTCAACCACGCGTCGCGGCTGCGTCATCGCACGCGCGGACGGCTGTCGTGTCCGCTCGTGATCCGCGCGCCGTGCGGCGGCGGCATTCACGCGCCGGAACATCATTCGGAAAGCCCCGAGGCGTTGTTCGCGCACATCCCCGGCCTGCGCGTCGTGATTCCATCGACGCCCGCGCGCGCGTATGGGCTGCTGCTCGCCGCGATTCGCGATCCGGATCCGGTGATGTTCTTCGAGCCGTCGCGCCTGTACCGGCTCTTCAGGCAGCCGGTCGAAGACAACGGCGAGGCGCTGCCGCTCGATACGTGCTTCACGCTGCGCGACGGCTCCGACGTCACGCTGGTGAGCTGGGGCGCGGCGCTGCAGGAAGTGCAGGCGGCCGCCGATCAGCTCGCGCAAGAGGGCGTGATGGCCGAAGTGATCGACGTCGCGACGCTCAAGCCGCTCGATGCCGATACGATCGTCGCGTCGGTCGCGAAGACGGGGCGCTGCGTGATCGTTCACGAGGCGCCGCGCACGGCGGGCGTCGGCGCGGAGATCGCCGCGCTCGTCGCCGAACACGGTCTGTATTCGCTGCTCGCGCCCGTGCAGCGTGTGACGGGCTACGACGTCGTCGTGCCGCTGTTCCGGCTGGAAAACCAGTACATGCCGAGCGCGGCGCGCATCGTCAGCGCGGTCAGGAAGACGCTGGAGGCGTCGTAAAGACATGAAGATCTTCAAATTGCCCGATCTCGGCGAAGGCTTGCAGGAAGCCGAGATCGTCGAGTGGCACGTCAAGGCCGGCGACACGATTCAGGCCGATCAGCCGCTGTTGTCGGTCGAGACCGCGAAGGCGATCGTCGAGATTCCGTCGCCGCAATCCGGCCGCATCGCGAAGCTGTTCGGGCAGCCGGGCGACATCGTTCATCTCGGCGCGCCGCTCGTCGCATTCGAAGGCGAAGCCGGCGAGGCCGATGCGGGGACCGTCGTCGGCCACATGACGGTCGGCGAGCACGTCGTGCACGAGGCGCCCGCGGCGCTCGGCGCGGGCGCGGGCGGCCGCGGCGCCGGCGCGATCAAGGCGATTCCGGCCGTGCGCGCGCTCGCGCGCAAGCTCGACGTCGATCTGGCGATGGTGACGCCGTCGGGTGCCGACGGCGTGATCACCGCGGCGGACGTGCAGCGCGTCGCGAAGGTGCTCGCCGAGCTCGGGCCGCCCGAAGTGCTGCGCGGCGTGCGGCGCGCGATGGCGCAGAACATGGCGCGCGCGCAGAGCGAAGTCGCGGCGGCGACCGTGATCGACGACGCCGACATCCACGCATGGCCCGCGGGCGCCGACGTGACGATGCGCCTGATTCGTGCGCTCGTCGCCGGCTGCCGCGCGGAGCCTGGGCTCAACGCGTGGTTCGACGGACAGGCGGGGCGTCGCCACGTGGTCGCGAAGATCGATCTCGGCATCGCGGTCGATCTGCCGGACGGTCTCTTCGTGCCGGTGCTGCGCGACGTCGCGCATCGAGACGCCGCCGACTTGCGCAACGGGCTCGACCGGATGCGCGCCGACATCCGTGCGCGCAAGATTCCGCCGGATGAATTGCGCGGCAACACGATCACGCTGTCGAACTTCGGGATGATCGCCGGCAAGTACGCGGCGCCCGTCGTCGTGCCGCCGACCGTCGCGATCCTCGGCGCGGGCCGCGTGCACGACGCGGTCGTCGCGGCGGACGGCGCGCCCGCCGTGCATCGCATCCTGCCGCTCAGCCTGACGTTCGATCATCGAGTCGTCACGGGCGGCGAGGCGGCGCGCTTTCTCGCGGCGGTGATCGCCGATCTGCAACTGCCGCAATAGCCGGCAGCCCGGACGCGCGCGTCGCGACACGGTGCGACATGGTGCGGTCGCGACACGGAACGAGGGCGATATTCCGAAGTCCTGATCGAAGCGCCGGGCTTCGCTCAAGAAGATTCTTGCGTGCGGATGAACTCGTGCGCTGCACGCCGAATCGCAAGGCATCAAACCGACGCCGCGATATGCTCGCGCAACCATCGATGCGCGGGCTCGCGATGCGAGCGCTCGTGCCGGAGCATCGCCATCTCGAAGCCCGGCACGTCGACGGGCGGCTCGACGATCTGCGATTCGCTCGGGCAGCGCCTCGACGATCTGTCGAAGATCGAGCCGATACCGTTTCGCCCGCAGAATGCCGGCGCGGACGAGATCGCGCAGCTCACGCTGCGGGCCGGCGTCGTGCCGCAGCGGTCGGGGTTCGCCGCGCACGTCGCGTAGCGCGGCGTTTGCGTCGCCGGGGCGTCGTGTCGTCGCGCATCGTGTGAGATCGGGCGTGCGACGCTGTTCGAGGCCCGCGCATATGCGGCAGGCATACGCATATGCGCCCGCATTCGCGCGGATCGAGCGAAATCAGAATCGCCGTGCGAGCACGTCGGCATCCACCGACAGAATGTCGGTATGGCCGCACAGCGCCATCGTCGTATCGAGCTCGCGCGCGATGATGTCGAGGCTGCGGAACACGCCTTCTTCGCCCAGCGCGGCGACGCCATAGAGGAACGCGCGTCCGATCATCGTGCCGCGCGCGCCGAGCGCGACCGCCTTCAGCACGTCCTGGCCGGTGCGCACGCCGCCGTCGAGCCAGATTTCGATGCGCTTGCCGGCCGCGTCCACGATGGCAGGCAGAGCATCGACCGACGACATCGCGCCGTCGAGCTGACGGCCGCCGTGATTCGATACGACGATCGCGTCCGCGCCCGCGTCGGCCGCGAGGATCGCGTCGCGCGGATCGAGAATGCCCTTGACGATCAGCTTGCCGTCCCAGCGTTGCCGAACCCATTCGACGTCGCTCCAGTCGATCGTCGGATCGAACTGCTCGCGGGTCCACGATTCGAGCGACGACATGTCGGTCACGCCCTTCACGTGCCCGACGATGTTGCCGAAATGGCGGCGGCGGGTGCGGGCCATGCCGATGCACCAGCGCGGCTTGCTCGCCATGTTCAGCAGATTCGGCAGCGTGATGCGCGGCGGCGTCGACAAGCCGTTCTTCACGTCCTTGTGGCGCTGGCCGCCGATCTGCAGATCCATCGTCAGCACGAGCGCCGGGCAGCCCGCCGCCTTCGCGCGCTCGATCAGCCGCTCGATGAAGGCGCGGTCGCGCATCATGTAGAGCTGGAACCAGAACGGCCCGGGCGCGTGCGTCGCGATGTCCTCGATAGAGCAGATGCTCATCGTCGACAGCGTGAACGGCACGCCGAACCGCTTCGCGGCGCGCGCCGCGAGGATCTCGCCATCCGCGCGCATCATGCCGACGAGGCCCGTCGGCGCGAGCGCGACCGGCATCGCGGCGTCCTGCCCCGCCATCGTCGTGCGCAGGCTGCGATGCGCGATGTCGACGCCGACCCGCTGACGCAGCTTGATGTGCTGGAAGTCGGCTTCGTTCGCGCGATACGTCGATTCCGTGTACGAGCCGGTATCGACGTAGTCGTAGAACATCCTCGGAATGCGTTTCCTGGCGAGAACGCGAAGATCTTCGATGCAGGTGATCGGGATGGTCATGGGCGGCTCCGGGAAGATGCGGTGATGCTACCGTTGCGCGCGGCGCCGCGCCCGGAAATATCTTCAGGTACGGCGGGAAAGAAATTCCGACACGTCGCGCAACGCACGCTCGCAGAGGCCGGCGAGCCATGCCGCGAA
This genomic stretch from Burkholderia oklahomensis C6786 harbors:
- a CDS encoding alpha-hydroxy acid oxidase, giving the protein MTIPITCIEDLRVLARKRIPRMFYDYVDTGSYTESTYRANEADFQHIKLRQRVGVDIAHRSLRTTMAGQDAAMPVALAPTGLVGMMRADGEILAARAAKRFGVPFTLSTMSICSIEDIATHAPGPFWFQLYMMRDRAFIERLIERAKAAGCPALVLTMDLQIGGQRHKDVKNGLSTPPRITLPNLLNMASKPRWCIGMARTRRRHFGNIVGHVKGVTDMSSLESWTREQFDPTIDWSDVEWVRQRWDGKLIVKGILDPRDAILAADAGADAIVVSNHGGRQLDGAMSSVDALPAIVDAAGKRIEIWLDGGVRTGQDVLKAVALGARGTMIGRAFLYGVAALGEEGVFRSLDIIARELDTTMALCGHTDILSVDADVLARRF
- a CDS encoding dihydrolipoamide acetyltransferase family protein, which codes for MKIFKLPDLGEGLQEAEIVEWHVKAGDTIQADQPLLSVETAKAIVEIPSPQSGRIAKLFGQPGDIVHLGAPLVAFEGEAGEADAGTVVGHMTVGEHVVHEAPAALGAGAGGRGAGAIKAIPAVRALARKLDVDLAMVTPSGADGVITAADVQRVAKVLAELGPPEVLRGVRRAMAQNMARAQSEVAAATVIDDADIHAWPAGADVTMRLIRALVAGCRAEPGLNAWFDGQAGRRHVVAKIDLGIAVDLPDGLFVPVLRDVAHRDAADLRNGLDRMRADIRARKIPPDELRGNTITLSNFGMIAGKYAAPVVVPPTVAILGAGRVHDAVVAADGAPAVHRILPLSLTFDHRVVTGGEAARFLAAVIADLQLPQ
- a CDS encoding alpha-ketoacid dehydrogenase subunit beta; translation: MADLNLVEAVNLALAYELAHDPSVVLLGEDIGANGGVFRATVDLQARFGAQRVIDTPLAETAIAGAAIGMAAMGLRPVAEIQFTGFVYPTIDQVLNHASRLRHRTRGRLSCPLVIRAPCGGGIHAPEHHSESPEALFAHIPGLRVVIPSTPARAYGLLLAAIRDPDPVMFFEPSRLYRLFRQPVEDNGEALPLDTCFTLRDGSDVTLVSWGAALQEVQAAADQLAQEGVMAEVIDVATLKPLDADTIVASVAKTGRCVIVHEAPRTAGVGAEIAALVAEHGLYSLLAPVQRVTGYDVVVPLFRLENQYMPSAARIVSAVRKTLEAS
- the pdhA gene encoding pyruvate dehydrogenase (acetyl-transferring) E1 component subunit alpha, which translates into the protein MTTVGSFDIDYTQYLGPDGEPVQPLPAFAQDAAALLPLYRAMVLTRAFDTKAVALQRTGKIGTFASSVGQEAIGVGVASAMRADDVLFPSYRDHAAQFLRGVTMTESLLYWGGDERGSDFAAARQDFPNCVPIGTQVCHAAGAAYAFMLRGEARVAVAILGDGGTSKGDFYEAMNMAGAWRAPLVIVVNNNQWAISMPRARQTAAQTLAQKAIAAGIEGRQVDGNDIVAVHQVVGDALERARRGGGPALVEALSYRLGDHTTADDATRYRDSDAVGKQWEFEPLLRLRQYLMHRNVWDKAQDEQLGKACYAQVEDAVQAYLAVPQPDTSAMFDHLYASLPQAMQEQLATALAFAPAAGNHHG